ACTTTTATTGCCATATTCATTGCTTCCAATAAAAAATAGTTTTTCTTTAAATCTATCAAAGTATGCACATGAAAAATCACGGTTCATTCTATAAATTGCTAAATTAACTTCTTCATAAAAAAGAGCAGTTTTTGATAAACTGTTTACTGATTGAATAATTGAGTGATGAGCGGTATATATCATAATTAGAATAATTGATGATACTGCTGTTGCCACCAGAATTTCAATAAGTGTGAATCCATTATTAGAATATAAATGTTTTAAATATTTCATTTTAGTGTTTTGGATATATATATGATATGCTATATGAGCGTTCTTGTTGTCGTTCCAGCCATTTAACAGTAATAACAACCTTATACGCATCTATAGGTCCAATCATGGCGTTCTCATAACGGGTGATAGTTCGTGAAAAGCTGAAACCTGGATAATCAGAAACTGGTTCATCCTGCAAATCAGGACCACGTTGGTTGTCTATTAAAAATTTATTCATCTGGCTTTGGGCTATGAGCATTGCTATAGTTAAGTTTTTGTTTTTAGTAATTCCGAATATCCCTGATGACACTGCGCTCATAATGCCCAACATGGCAATTGATAATATGGCTATTGAAACAAGAATTTCTATCAGGGTAAACCCTTTATTTGATGTCTTCATATGTAGTATACCCTTTTACTACTTTAGGTGCTTTTATATAGGGATTAATAATCAACGACCATTCTTCCTCATTATTTGTTAGTATGTGAACAATAGCTCCACTGGTTGATCCAGAAGAATATACTGGTATCATAACATTACCGGAAGTATAAATTGAACCATCTGGCAGCAGCACTTCTTTTATAGCAAATGAATCAGGGAATTCTCTTGTTTTTAATAATTTATTTGGATTATCTATAAATTCTGAATTATCATTGAGAATTGCAACAGATATACCATTTGTACGTTCAAATAGTGTATTAGAAATCTCTGAAATTTCATTTTCCTTGCTGTGACAATGGATTACAAAAAAATTGGTACGATGGTTGATAAATGCATCATCAAACGTTTTTGCAACTATCGTACTAAAAATTAAAAAATTATCCCGTGCTGATGAAAGATAATTAATAATACGAGGCATTACAACAATAGACAATATAGAAAATACTGCAATAACTACTATCAGTTCAATTAATGTAAAACCCTTGTTATTTGTTTTAAGGAATTTTATCATACATAACTGGTTGTTCATTGCCAGCTTGTTATGTCAGAATCAAATCCAGTTCCACCTTCTTTGCCGTCAGCGCCATAACTCATTATCTCATAATCATTTCCATGCTGTCCGGGACAATTATAGACGTAAGGGTTCCCCCATGGGTCATTTGGAATTTTCTTTTTATCCATATAACCTTTTGGGTTGTAATTTTGTGGAATGGGGTCAGTCGTTGGTTTTTCAATAAGTGCTTGAAGACCCTGTTCGGTTGTTGGATAGTTGCCGTTATCCAGATAATAATGGTCAAGAGCCATTGCAAATGCAGCTATCTGCTGACGTGCAGCTTCAACCTTTGCTTTCTGAGGTATATCCATAAACCTGGGGACAACTACAATTGATAGTATTGCAATTATAGTGATGACAATTAACAATTCTATAAGTGTGAAGCCTTTATCGTTGTTACAATATTTTGAAATTCTTTTAATAAACTGAAGTAAATTCTGTAACTTCATGTTTTTCCCCCTCAAAAAAAGTATTATAAATTATTTAACTATTAAATTCATTTCAAAAATTGGCAATAGTACAGAAATTACTATTAAGCCAATAACAAACCCCATACAAACAATAATGATAGGTTCTATGAGGCTTGTCATACTATTAATTGATAATTCAATTTCATTTTCATATATTTTGCCAATGTTAAGCAACATTTCATCTACAGTATCACTTGATTCGCCTGCTGCAATCATGCCAATGATGTATTGTGGCAAAAACTTTTCTTTTGATAATGCATTTGAAATTGAAGACCCTTCCTGTACCATTTTGGCTGCTTTTTTTATATTTTCTTCTATAAGAACGTTTCGCATTAAGCGCTGAACTATCTCAAATGATTTTATTACATCAACTCGGTTGGATAATAGAATTCCTAAATTATATGTAAATCTATGGATCAATATCTTTTTATACAGCGAGCTTACTACTGGTAATTTTAACTTTAATTCATCTATCTTTCTTCTTCCTTCGTCTGTTTTTTTGTATCGGTTAAAGTAGTATATACCTAATATAATAATTATCACAATAACATACCAGAATGAAGTAATAAAATTACTGATACCCATTACTATTTTGGTAGGTAGTGGTAAATCTTTACCTAATTCTGCAAACATTCTACCTAATGAAGGTATGATACTTACCATCAAGAAAGTAACAACTGCAATGGCAAACATGATCATAAAAGCAGGATACCATAATGCAGATTGGACTTTACTTTTTAATAAATTCTTTTTTTCTTCTAAGTCAGCCAGGCGTTCAAGAGCATTATCAAGTGAACCTAAACTTTCACCAACACGAATCATATTTATATACATTTCATTAAAGATATAATGATGTCTTTCAAGTGCATTAGACAGAGAGGAGCCTTCCTCAACTTTTGTTTTAATATCAATGATTGCTCTTTTAAAGATTGGGTTTTCTATCTGGTCAATTATTGTTGATATAGATGTTAAAAGAGGCATCCCTGCTTTAAGCATAGTCGATAATTGTCGTGAAAAAGTACTGATCTCTTTTGCACTTAGTTGTAAACTTATATAGTATGATATCCTGTCGATTATTGTGTTAAAAATATTAGTTGAAATTTCAGGAGTAGCTGCTATTTCAGAATCCTGCTTTGAAATTTTTACTATATATAATCCGTTAGCTCGTAAACGTTGCCGTGCAATGACTTCAGATGGTGCATCAATAATATCTGCTACAGATTCACCTTTACTGGTTAGAGCAATATATTCAAATATCATGGCTTAACTAACCCGCAATACTTCTTCTAATGTTGTAATGCCCTGAAGAGCTTTTTCTACACCATCTTGGAGAAGGGTTTTCATTCCATTGGAAATTGCTGTTTCTTTTATCTGTACTGCATCCGCATGTTCCATGATTAACTTTCGGATGTCATTCGTAACAGGGAGTAATTCGTAAATTCCCGTTCGACCTAAATAGCCGGTATTGATACATTTATCGCAGCCTTTGCCTCTGTATAATTTTTTTTCCTGAATTTGAGAAGGCTTAATACCCAGATCCTTGAGTAAAACAGGATCAGGTTTGTATGATTGTTTGCAGTGAGGGCATATGGTGCGTACCAACCGTTGAGCTAAAAAAGCATTGACTGAGGACGCAATGAGAAATGGTTCAACACCCATATCAAGCAGACGGGTAATACCACTGGCAGCATCATTGGTATGAATAGTTGAAAAAACTCTATGACCGGTCAACGCTGCCTGAATTGCAATTTCGGCTGTTTCTAAATCGCGTATTTCACCAACCATTATTATATCAGGGTCCTGGCGTAAAATTGACCTGAGTCCAGCTGCAAAGGTGAGGTCTATTTTTGGCTTTACCTGCATTTGCCCAACACCATGTAGCTGATATTCTATTGGGTCTTCTACAGTTAAGATGTTTACATCAGCAGTATTAAGTCGTGTTAAAACACTATACAATGTTGTTGTTTTACCGCTACCAGTTGGTCCTGTAACAAGTATTATTCCGTGTGTTTTTTTGATTAAGTCATTAAATACTTTTAATGTTTCCTTGGAAAACCCCAGGGAATCCAGATCAAATTTCATGTCACTCTTATTAAGTAATCTTAAAACAATCCGCTCGCCGTAATATGTAGGGAATACTGAAACACGGATATCTATATCCTTTCCTCCAACTTTTAATTGTATTCTACCATCCTGGGGCAGACGGTTTTCTGCAATGTTTAAATTAGCCATGATTTTAATTCGGGATATAATGGCTGCCTGATATTTCTTTGGTGGTGTAAACATATTGTATAAAATGCCATCAATTCTGAACCGTATGACGAGATCTTTTTCAAAGGGCTCTATATGAATATCACTTGCCCGGTCTTCTATGGCCTGTTTGATTACAGTATTAACAAGACGGATAATGGGTGCTTCATTGGCCATATCCAGAATATCTTCAGTTTCGGTAATGGGGGATGTTAAAATTTCAAAATCAGATTCTTCAAGGTTTTCTATGACCGATGTTGTTGAGTTATCTTTAATAAGTTCAAAATGATTATTAATTATTTTTGAAATTTCTTTTTCAGGTGATAGAACGGGCACAATTTTGTAATTTTCAAAGATAATCTTAATGTTATCTAATGGCTGAATTAAAAGAGGATCATTGATGGCAACTTTAATAATATTCTTTTTTACATTTACAGAGTAGGGGGCTATTTTATATCTCTTTAGAAACTGTGCTGGGATTGCATTGAGTATATTTTCATCATCAGAAAAATTCAGTGTTTCAGCAAATTCCATTGAAAATTGGACTGCCAGTGCTTTTAATAAAACTGATTCATTAATTAACCCTTTTTTTATAAATATCTGGCCTATTTTCAATGGTGTTGTTTGTTGCGATAGAAGGGCATCCTGAAGATCTTCATTGTTGATTAATCTTTTATCAATTAATATCTGCCCAATTTTTTTATTCTTAATACCTATCATAGCTAGTCTAATTGTAATCTTCTTTGTTCTTCGCGTTTTTGTTCAGTTAGCGCATCAATTTTTGCTTGTTTCGTAACAATATGAGGTGTAATAAATACCAGAAGATTGGTTTTTTTGTATTCAACAACTTTGCGTTTAAAAAACCAACCTAATAAAGGTATATCGCCCAAAATAGGAACTTTTGTTTCTTCAACACTTTTATTGTTGGTAATTAATCCGCCTACCACTATTGTTTTGCCATCTGCAATATTAATTTTTGTTTTAATATCCCGTTTGCCCAATTTAGGAGGAATTACTGATCCTGATTCAAGCACTGTTGTTTGACCAAGAACGGAATTTACTTCCTGATATAAATCTAAGGTAATGCTATTTTGGGATGTAATATGAGGTGTAAGCTTCAGTTTTACCCCAACAGATTTATACTCATAGGTATAAAACTGAACACCAGTATCGCTTATTCTATTGTTGGTTGGAACAGGAATTTCTTCCCCTACATTTATCTCAGCTTCCTGGTTGTCAGTTGTAAGGATTTGTGGTGTTGATAGAATATTATAATGTTTTTCAGCACCAGTTGCATTTAACAATGCAAATCCCAACATAGATTTATCTGAAAGATAACCAATCTGGAATCCTGTTGATAATGGTACTGCAATTTTTTTGCCTGTCATGCCTGATGGAAGTGTATACGATGGTGGGGTTCCCTGTATTGATGAACCACCATACAGATGTGAGCTATATTGATCGCCCAGCATCCAGTCTATGCCAAAACCCCAGCCACTATCTGCAGATACTTCAATAATTAATGCTTCAATTAATACCTGTTCACGTACAATATCCAGCTGGTCTATGATATTTTTTATCATCCTGAATTCTTCAGGTTTAGCTGTTATTATGAGTGAATTGGTTTCTTTATTAGCTATGATCGATAGTTTCTGTTTATCAGTTATTGCTGCTTTGGCCTGAGCAATTTGCTGTGCCTGTTTGGCAACATCTACCTGCTGTGATTGGTCACCTTTACTTATTGCCGCATACTCTGCAAAAGGAATCCTTGATAAAACTGCAGCCAGCTTCTCAGCATCAGCATTTTCAAGATGCACAACATTGATATCGCCTTTTATGGTTTTATCAATTTCAAGTTCCTGTATTTTTTTATCAAGTGAGGATGCAATTTTGATTAGACCATGTATTTCTGATGCTGTACCGCTGTAAATAATTATATTTAAATCCCGGTAAACAATAATGTCAGTATTAGGCGATTTTAATGCTCGCAAAACATTTGCTATTTGTTCAGCATCAGCATTTTTGATTTCCTGTAAATAAGTAATGGTCTGGTCATCTGAAGGTACAATCTGCTTTTTTGTGGTATCAATAATTACTTCAACATTTTTTTTGATTGCATCTTTGATGGGTAAAATTTTTATAAGGTTCTCGGATTCAACTACTGCAAATCCTTTTAATTCAAGAATTGCTTTCATTACTTCGTATGCATCTTTGACAGGTATCTTCTTTACTGATGAAATTGTAATTTTTCCTCTGACACGTTCATCAATAACAATATTTTTCCCTATAAGCTGGCTCATAACGCTTAAAAATTCAGATAACTCAACATCTTTAAAGTTGAGGGTAAAATATTTTTCTTCGTCTTTCTTTTTACCTTTGATTTTTTCAATTTTAATTTCTGGTTTTGGTTGAGCTTCTTTTGGCTCATCTTTTGGTGCAATAATTTCAGCCTGTGGAGTCTGAGGCTCAGCAGGCTTTTTGGGGGTAGTATTTTCTTGTTGAGCGTAAAGGAACGATATAATTAATATGCTTGAAAGTACAGTAAACAGATAGTAATTGAAATTAAATGTATTTTTTTTCATTGAATCACCAGTAAAGCCATATAGTTAATAGTATATATTCTAATCCGAAACATTCAGATCATAAGTAATCATCTGACCTGAGCGTTCTAGTTCAATAACAAAACGAGTATCAGTTTTTAATGTTTCCCACATTTTCATCAATTTTTCAGTACTATCAATTGGTTGCCCATTAATTCTTTTAACAATATCACCGCTACGGGCGCCCATTGAATACAAAATATTAAAAGGAGCAACAGAAAAAAGCTTAAACCCTTCTATTTTGCCACCAACACGGTATGGTCCAGCTCTAACACCATTCAGGGCATTGTCAAGATTGTTTAAAACTTTTTGCTGAATTTCTGATTTGCTGATAGATTTTATTATTTTATTTGGAGAACTTTGTTGTGATAATTGTGGCCCGGAACTTGAAGAAGGTGTTTTTTCTTTTGCAAACATGTCAATAATTTCAACTTTATTATCTTTTTTTAAATATACTTTTGCATTATCAATTTTGATGAGTTTAAATCCATATACATCCATCCCAATCTTATATATTTGTACAGAGCTTTCAGATTGTTTTTTAATGAGAGCTCGTGCAATGTTTGAGGGCCCTGAGATAGTTCCTAATACTACTAATTCATTTATTTCACTGCTCATTGCAGCAGCACCAGAGCTATCGACAGTAGCAACTTTGAAGAAATTAGAATCAAGCATTGATTGATATTCATTAAAACTTTTTAATGATGGTGTTGATGGTTTATATCTTGTATGCACATAATTTTTAAAATCAGCAGGTTTAATAAAAAATTTTACACCCTGATTAATAACCTGCGCAGTGATAAAAGAAAATATAATTACACTGATTGTATTAATAGCTTGTATTTGTATCCTGGTCATACTGAGTATTCTTTACATAAATTTGATGATACAAGGCAAAATCAAGCTCCATGCTCTCTATAATGCTCGATACCATGCAAAAAAAACAAATTAAAATAGTAGAGTAAAACCGTCTATAAAACACAATTCACTATACAGTGTAAGTATAGTGAATTGTGCATAAAGTTACAGAAATTGATATATAAATACTGAATGATGTCAATAATTATTAGTATTATTTGTTTAAAAAATATTTATGCTGCATAAAGATCTATTGATTTAATATCTGAAAGTGGGATGTGGAATTCCCTGTTTTTATTTCTGACGACTATATTATTTTTTTCCAGGCGAACATTATTCTGCAATTCAATGACTTCACCATTTACCAGATGTATTACTATTTCCAATCCTTTGATTGAGATATATTTTTTTAGCTGCTTAATAAATGAATTGGTTTTCTTTTTTGCTGGCATAAGTACCTCACATAGTAAAATTTATGTCTCATATATTTATTATGTCGGATAAATGAAAATACCAATTAAGCAAAATTTTTAATTGTATATATGTCGATAACGATAATAATATTGATTTTTTTGGTATATGTATAAATATTGGCGGTGGTATATAGTATAATTTGTTTACGTGAAGTTATAGTATAAACTGAAATTAATACGGTAAGTTTTAATTCTTTTTTTTACTAATTTAAAAGGATTTAATAAAAGAGATAGTAAAGGTTTAATGCATTTTCTGGAGGAATGTCTTGATGATTAAAAAAAACAATTCAATGTTTATCCTTACTTTTATTTTACTGTTCATTATACTATCATTAACATCACAATCCTATGTTGTGGCCCAGGTTCTTCACCTGTCTAAATGGAAATATACTACAGGTAAGTCATCACAGGGCTATAATGATGCTATGAAACTACCATTCAAACCATTAAAAGCTACCAATAATTTACATACATTAGTTCCCAACTATGAAGGATTTGTATGGTTACGCAGTGATTTTACTGCTTCAGATCAAATAATAAATGTGCCATTGATAGGAATTTTGTTAGGAAGAATAATGATAGCCGATGAAACCTATTGTAATGGTGAGCTTATTGGAATGACGGGACAATTCCCTCCAAAATTTTTTAGCGAATGGAATAAATATAGATTATATATGTTGCCAAAGAGTATTCTGAAAACCAATGAAAATAATGTATTACTCATAAAGGTCTATGTTAACCATGAAGGGTCTATAGCTGGGAAAAATATTATTGGTAACTATAAAGAATTAGAGAAGGAATACGATTATTTTGACTTCATTGATTCAAGGATAAACGCAATTATTTCTTTTCTTTTTTTGTTAGTAGGTTGTTATTACATACTGATGTATATATTGCGTAAAAAAGACATAGAAAATTTATATTTTGGATTAACATGTATTGCATTTTCTTTATATTTAATAAATTTTTTTATTACCCGGCTACCAGGATTCCATTATAATGTTATACCATATCTGTTATTTCAAAAAATAATCTTTGTTTTAATTTTTGTGATTGCATATTTATTATCAAGGTTTTTAACCAGGTACCTTGATATTTCTGACAATAAAATTATTAAGGCAATATTGGGATTATCAACTATTATACCTTCTGTAATTTTATTGCTGGCAAAGGATTACTCATCTTTCCTTAATATACGGTATAAAGCAATACTGTTTATTATAATACCTGCTATCTATATAATTTCTATTACAATTATTGCTTTAAAACAAAAGAAGAAAGAAGCTAAAATTTTGATGTTTGGAAGTATACCTTTGTATTTCTGTACATTCTGGGATCTTATTGTTCATAATATTTTTAAAATAGATGATGCTATATATCTTATGGGTTTTGGCTTTCCATCATTGTTAATATCAATTGCAGCAATATTAGCAATTCAAACAGTTCAGTATCATAATGAAGTGGAAGAATTAAATATAACATTAGAGAAAAAAGTTGAGGACAGAACACGACAGTTATATGAAGCAAATCAGGAATTAAAACTTGCATTGAACCAGAATCGTGAACAGCAGGAAATTGCTCAGAGAGATATGATAATGGCAGTTAATGTTCAGCGCAGTATTATCCCGCAAAAAGCACCAGATGTTAAAAATTATGAAATAGGTTTATATGCTCAGGCAATGTCAGGAGTATCAGGTGATTTTTATGATTTTTATATTGATAATGATACATTAGTGGGAATTGGATTATTTGATGTTTCAGGGCACGGTATTGCCTCAGGTTTGTTGACAATATTGTCAAAATCAATTGTTTTTCGTCATTTCATGAAACGTATCAATATCCATTTGGGTAAAGTAATTGAATTTATTAATCAAGAATTAGTACAGGAACTGGAAAATGTTGATAATTATTTAACGGGTATTCTTTTACGTTTTAGTGATAATAAGGTAGAATATGTCAATGCTGCTCATACTGAGATGCTTTTAAAACGCAAAGAAACAAATAGTGTTCTGGTATGTGCTCATAAAGAAAAAGATATAAAAGGAATGTTTTTAGGAAAAAGTGTTTTCCAGACTACCTATACACCCCTTCAATTCAGTATCAGGCCAGGTGATCAGCTGTTAGTATATAGTGATGGGATAACCGAACAAAAAAATAAAGATGCTGAAGAATTTGGATTTGAAAGGCTTAAAGAGGCTTTTTTACATGCTCAAGGACAAACTGCACAGGAAATTTGTGAATATATAATTAATATATTCAATGAATTCAGGGGGGATGTAGGGTTTGGTGATGATGTAACGGTTATAGTATTGAAAAAGAAGTAATTATACTGTATATCCCCAATCCTGCTGTATTAAACTCAAGCATACACCGTGGGCTATTGATTCAGTTTTTATGCTTTGAAATTCCATTAATGCCCGTTTATACATTGAAATATATCCTGTATCATGAAATATGTCTTTTATATGAAAATCTATTTGGGCAACAGGATCATTGTATATTTCAAAGAGATCCCCAGTAAGAAGTACATAATCCGGTGAAAAAACATTTATCACATCAAGTAATGCTTCAGAAAAAAACTTCAGTGCTGTATCAAGCTTTTCAAATATACCTTCGGTTCTATTGGTATAATGGTTGTTAAGTTTTGCTATGACATTATCGTAACATTCATTTTCATCTATGGCATTTTGCTGCTGTAATAACTTGACAAATGCTTCATAGGAAAAATAGCAATCCAAGCAGCCACTCCTTCCACAGATACATCGCTGGTTCTCATCACAGACTTTTATATGGCCAATTTCCCCTCTACTATTAACTATCGCCCCCTTATAAATTAATCCAACAGCACTTGCTGCACGTGCTGAAACAACCATTATCCTGTCATAACGCTGATTAATATCAGACGTAGATAGAATATATGTAATCATGCTGCTGATATTATGGTCAAAAAATATTCGTGTATTGGGGAATTTAGCGGATAAAAGTTCATTAAAATTAAAATCCTTTAATTGTGGCATGAGTGTATATGATCGTAAGATTCCATTTTTGGTATCAATATCGCCAGGTACTGTGCAACCTACAGCAACAAGATTGTTTGTAAACACAGGATTTTTTGATAACACTTCATCAATTTGTTGTAGTATGACACGGGTAAATTCCTCTTTTGAAATACTGCTGGAAATCCCAACTTTTGCTTTTGCTAAAACTTTGTTGCTGAAACTAACGATAGTTGTGTATACTGCTTTCTGATTGAATGTGATTCCTAAATATACCTGCTTATCATGATTTAATGTATAAAATAACGCTTTACGACCTTTTTCCTTTTGTTTTCCTTCAGTAGATACTATTATACCGGTATTTTTTAAAATTTTAAAAGAGGTCATGATGGTATCCATGGAATACCCGGAATACCGTTTTGCTTCAGCTTTTGATAATATAGGGTGTTGTCTGAAGATATCGACTATATGCTTGCGTTTATTTTCTTTTCGTCTGTTGATTTTTTCGCCATGTGCCATATCATTACTCCTGGGTAAAATAAATTTCTTGACATATTATCGATAACGATTTTATTATTAAACTAATCAAATGAAACTTGATAATATAACATTATTGCTCATTGTTTTTACTTATGCAACAATTTTTTACAATTTAAAATAGGTGCGCTTATGAATCAAGAAAGAAAAATAACTTTTAAAAATTTATTATCATATGGCGTTGGCGATATTTTTGGTGGAGGTTCATTTGTTGTTATAAATCTTTTATTCATATATTTCTTAACAGATATTGCAAAACTCAATCCTGCACTGGCTGGACTTGTTGTATTGGCAGGCAAGGCATGGGATGCAATCAGTGACCCAATCATGGGGTATATCTCTGATACTACCAGGTCAAAATACGGTAGACGCAGAATATTCTTTTTACTTGGGATATTGCCAATCATACTTAGCTTCATTGCCATGTGGCTGCCTTTTTCATCTGATAGCCAGATAATAAAATTTATTTATTATGCCTGTGCTTATGTATTTTTCAGTACAGCCTTTACCATGGTGATGATTCCATATTCGGCACTCAATGCTGAGATGACACGAGAATATAAAGACAGGACGCGCCTATCAGGAGCACGGTTGATCTTTTCACAGATATCATCCCTCATATCAGGTACCGTTCCCAAGATGGTTGTTGATGCATTTACGGATAAGGGTGAGGGGTTCCTTGTGATGAGTATTATATTTAGTATCTTTTTTGCATTGCCATGGATTATTGTATTTTTTGGAACATGGGAACTTCCTGATGTAAAGGTTGAAAATAAATCTCTTACCGATTTTTTTAAAAATCTCTTAGTTATATGGACAAACAGATCATTCAGAGTTCATATAGGGTTGTATATCTGTGCATATTCAGCGCTTGATTTAATCATGGCAATGTTTATTTATTATCTTACCTACTATATACAAAAGCCACTTATTTTCACCAGGTGTCTTGGTGCTATGCTTGTTACACAGGTTTTGTTTTTGCCGGTATATGTCTTTATAGCAAATAGAAAGGGCAAGGGCTTTTCATATCGCGTAGGGGTCAGTGTATGGGCGATAGCTCTTGTGAGTACTCTTTTGTTTGATAGCGCCACTCCGCTACAATATATCATTGCACTTTCAGTGCTTATGGGGGCTGGAATGTCGGCAGGAACAATGATCCCATGGGCAATATTGCCTTCAGTGACCGATGTTGGTGAGCTTATAACGGGAAAGCAACAGGCAGGGGTGTATGCAGGTGCCATGACATTTATACGTAAATTGGTACAGGCAGTTGTGCTTGCTGTATTTGGTTTAGTGCTGCAAACAATTGGATATAAAGCAAATACTGTTCAATCCCCTGAAACATTAGAGTATCTACGCCTGTTGTTTGCACTGGCACCATCAACGCTTATGCTCTGTGGCATTCTAATTTCCCTAAAATTTAAAATTACACCTGTAACCCATCCAATTCTTATTCAAGAAATTAACAGGTTAAAATCCGGTGGTAGCAAGGATATGGTTGAACCATTTGTTAAAAAAATTTGTGAAGTATTAACAGGATATAACTATGAAAATCTTTTTAAAAAGCAATAGGTGAAAATCATGAAAGAAATAACTGTTGGTGTTGTATGTTTTGCTCGTAAAACCTTTGATTACAATGCAGCCCAAGAAATCTATATTGCTATACAATCACAGTTAAAAAAGATTAAAGCGGTACAGTGGCATTGTTACAATGAACTTGTATATGAAGTAGAAGACGCACATAAGGCTATTACTTTTTTAAAAAAGAACAATATTGATGCACTTGTATGTATCAGTGGAACATTTCATTTGGGGCATTTAGCTCTGGAATTGATAAAGCATGTCAGTGTGCCGGTGATG
This genomic window from Spirochaetota bacterium contains:
- a CDS encoding SpoIIE family protein phosphatase yields the protein MIKKNNSMFILTFILLFIILSLTSQSYVVAQVLHLSKWKYTTGKSSQGYNDAMKLPFKPLKATNNLHTLVPNYEGFVWLRSDFTASDQIINVPLIGILLGRIMIADETYCNGELIGMTGQFPPKFFSEWNKYRLYMLPKSILKTNENNVLLIKVYVNHEGSIAGKNIIGNYKELEKEYDYFDFIDSRINAIISFLFLLVGCYYILMYILRKKDIENLYFGLTCIAFSLYLINFFITRLPGFHYNVIPYLLFQKIIFVLIFVIAYLLSRFLTRYLDISDNKIIKAILGLSTIIPSVILLLAKDYSSFLNIRYKAILFIIIPAIYIISITIIALKQKKKEAKILMFGSIPLYFCTFWDLIVHNIFKIDDAIYLMGFGFPSLLISIAAILAIQTVQYHNEVEELNITLEKKVEDRTRQLYEANQELKLALNQNREQQEIAQRDMIMAVNVQRSIIPQKAPDVKNYEIGLYAQAMSGVSGDFYDFYIDNDTLVGIGLFDVSGHGIASGLLTILSKSIVFRHFMKRINIHLGKVIEFINQELVQELENVDNYLTGILLRFSDNKVEYVNAAHTEMLLKRKETNSVLVCAHKEKDIKGMFLGKSVFQTTYTPLQFSIRPGDQLLVYSDGITEQKNKDAEEFGFERLKEAFLHAQGQTAQEICEYIINIFNEFRGDVGFGDDVTVIVLKKK
- a CDS encoding MFS transporter — translated: MNQERKITFKNLLSYGVGDIFGGGSFVVINLLFIYFLTDIAKLNPALAGLVVLAGKAWDAISDPIMGYISDTTRSKYGRRRIFFLLGILPIILSFIAMWLPFSSDSQIIKFIYYACAYVFFSTAFTMVMIPYSALNAEMTREYKDRTRLSGARLIFSQISSLISGTVPKMVVDAFTDKGEGFLVMSIIFSIFFALPWIIVFFGTWELPDVKVENKSLTDFFKNLLVIWTNRSFRVHIGLYICAYSALDLIMAMFIYYLTYYIQKPLIFTRCLGAMLVTQVLFLPVYVFIANRKGKGFSYRVGVSVWAIALVSTLLFDSATPLQYIIALSVLMGAGMSAGTMIPWAILPSVTDVGELITGKQQAGVYAGAMTFIRKLVQAVVLAVFGLVLQTIGYKANTVQSPETLEYLRLLFALAPSTLMLCGILISLKFKITPVTHPILIQEINRLKSGGSKDMVEPFVKKICEVLTGYNYENLFKKQ
- a CDS encoding ROK family protein, translated to MAHGEKINRRKENKRKHIVDIFRQHPILSKAEAKRYSGYSMDTIMTSFKILKNTGIIVSTEGKQKEKGRKALFYTLNHDKQVYLGITFNQKAVYTTIVSFSNKVLAKAKVGISSSISKEEFTRVILQQIDEVLSKNPVFTNNLVAVGCTVPGDIDTKNGILRSYTLMPQLKDFNFNELLSAKFPNTRIFFDHNISSMITYILSTSDINQRYDRIMVVSARAASAVGLIYKGAIVNSRGEIGHIKVCDENQRCICGRSGCLDCYFSYEAFVKLLQQQNAIDENECYDNVIAKLNNHYTNRTEGIFEKLDTALKFFSEALLDVINVFSPDYVLLTGDLFEIYNDPVAQIDFHIKDIFHDTGYISMYKRALMEFQSIKTESIAHGVCLSLIQQDWGYTV